The proteins below come from a single Papaver somniferum cultivar HN1 chromosome 11, ASM357369v1, whole genome shotgun sequence genomic window:
- the LOC113325149 gene encoding glycine-rich protein DOT1-like, whose amino-acid sequence MESKHTKSGKKKSSMLSVIFCCAAPREDRKKEITTKTSSGSTCRGGDGGSSIKTIPKVSVTGGGGGSSTKTIPKASGIGGGSITKTTPSYQRNTDMDMSILLTAGIVTADTNGINGGGDAGGCDDSHAHAEGGGGDVGGGSGGDNAKGRAHAHGSGSGDHAKGGGHAHGSGSGDHAKGGGGHAHGSGSGDHAKGGGHAHGSGSSDHAKGGGGGGHSSSTGGRSHSSYSTGGGHSSHSSYGHSHSSGGGDGHSYSSHSSYGGGHSSSHGDYGGGHSHGW is encoded by the coding sequence atggaATCTAAACATACCAAGTCAGGAAAAAAGAAATCATCAATGCTTTCGGTGATATTCTGTTGTGCAGCTCCTCGTGAAGATAGAAAGAAAGAAATCACAACCAAGACATCTTCTGGTAGTACTTgtcgtggtggtgatggtggtagtAGTATCAAAACTATACCCAAGGTTTCTGTtactggcggtggtggtggtagtagtaCCAAAACTATACCTAAGGCTTCTGGTATTGGTGGTGGTAGTATTACAAAAACTACACCCTCTTACCAAAGGAATACAGATATGGATATGAGCATACTACTTACGGCGGGAATTGTAACTGCTGATACTAACGGAATTAACGGTGGTGGTGATGCTGGAGGTTGTGATGATAGTCATGCTCATgctgaaggtggtggtggtgatgttggGGGTGGTAGTGGTGGCGATAATGCCAAAGGTCGTGCTCATGCTCATGGTAGCGGTAGTGGTGATCATGCCAAAGGTGGTGGTCATGCTCATGGTAGCGGTAGTGGTGATCATGCCAAAGGTGGTGGTGGTCATGCTCATGGCAGCGGTAGTGGTGATCATGCGAAAGGTGGTGGTCATGCTCATGGTAGTGGTAGTAGTGATCATGctaaaggtggtggtggtggtggtcattCCAGTAGTACTGGTGGTCGTTCTCATTCTTCTTATAGTACTGGAGGTGGtcattcttctcattcttcttaTGGACATTCTCATTCTTCTGGAGGTGGTGATGGTCATTCTTATTCTAGTCATTCTAGTTACGGAGGCGGACATTCTTCTTCTCACGGAGATTATGGGGGTGGTCATTCTCATGGTTGGTGA